From Synoicihabitans lomoniglobus, the proteins below share one genomic window:
- a CDS encoding PLP-dependent transferase codes for MSAFPPLPLGQPIPDCLHGVSCSLPTMRDVIGYEEKNPAVTAHLDSGYPRFVVHRFNRQLATLIATELSLSDHDIWLTCSARVATALVGELSDAHTSLIHHDGVHGVAHRRDPDLFNHAKRYLQNIGGFLSSREAEDRLAARGLIAVAPETLAPTATAATTVREVLTQAHAGARHEDILLAPSGMNAFHGAWRSLAALQAERGRTVWIQLGWLYLDTIAQLRRFTASPADYVNITDVNDLTALDEALAAAGNRLAGLVTEVPTNPLVQTADIAAVARKVHAAGGRVLLDPTLVSPFNIRLLEHSDVVVNSLTKYAANEGDVIAGSVIINPAGSDAAALRHRIAAALDPVYPRDLARLAAQVPAYESTVLQTNRTAIDVVEFLRQHPAVREVYWSLQPATAENYLKIARSPAHIGSMISFTLRRPLAEVYDRLPLAKGPSFGMQTSLICPFIYLAHYDLVTTPEGRAQLAAAGIDYELLRLSVGTEPVSEIIAALESALSAPTPA; via the coding sequence ATGAGCGCGTTCCCTCCCTTGCCGTTGGGGCAACCCATTCCCGACTGCCTCCATGGCGTCTCGTGCAGCCTGCCCACGATGCGCGATGTGATCGGCTACGAAGAAAAAAATCCGGCCGTCACTGCGCACCTCGACAGCGGCTATCCGCGTTTTGTGGTCCACCGCTTCAACCGGCAACTGGCCACGCTCATCGCCACGGAACTCTCCCTGTCCGATCACGATATCTGGCTCACCTGCTCCGCGCGCGTCGCCACTGCATTGGTCGGCGAACTCTCCGATGCACACACCTCACTCATCCACCACGATGGGGTGCACGGCGTGGCGCACCGCCGTGATCCCGATCTGTTCAACCACGCCAAACGCTATCTCCAAAACATCGGCGGGTTTCTGAGTTCCCGCGAGGCGGAAGACCGTCTCGCCGCGCGCGGGCTGATCGCCGTCGCGCCGGAAACGTTGGCGCCCACCGCAACCGCCGCGACCACCGTGCGGGAAGTGCTGACCCAGGCTCACGCCGGGGCCCGTCACGAGGACATTCTGCTGGCCCCGTCCGGCATGAACGCCTTCCACGGCGCCTGGCGTTCCCTCGCCGCTCTCCAAGCCGAGCGTGGTCGCACCGTTTGGATCCAGCTCGGTTGGCTCTATCTCGACACCATTGCGCAACTGCGTCGCTTCACCGCCAGTCCCGCCGACTACGTCAACATCACCGACGTCAACGACCTCACGGCATTGGACGAAGCCCTGGCTGCCGCCGGCAATCGGCTCGCCGGACTCGTCACCGAGGTGCCCACCAACCCGCTCGTGCAAACGGCCGATATCGCTGCGGTCGCTCGGAAAGTCCACGCGGCCGGCGGACGGGTGCTGCTCGATCCCACGTTGGTTTCGCCCTTCAATATTCGACTGCTCGAACACTCCGATGTGGTCGTTAACAGCCTCACCAAATACGCCGCCAACGAGGGAGATGTGATCGCCGGCTCCGTCATCATCAATCCCGCCGGATCCGACGCCGCTGCGCTTCGCCACCGCATCGCCGCCGCGCTCGATCCGGTGTATCCACGCGATCTCGCCCGACTCGCCGCCCAGGTTCCGGCCTACGAATCCACCGTGCTGCAAACCAACCGCACCGCGATCGATGTAGTTGAATTTCTGCGACAGCACCCCGCCGTGCGCGAGGTGTATTGGAGCCTGCAACCGGCCACGGCCGAAAACTATCTGAAAATCGCCCGCAGTCCGGCGCACATCGGCAGCATGATCAGCTTCACGCTGCGACGGCCGCTCGCCGAAGTCTACGACCGCTTGCCATTGGCCAAGGGGCCGAGCTTCGGCATGCAGACGAGTCTCATCTGCCCCTTCATCTACCTCGCCCACTACGACCTCGTCACGACCCCGGAAGGTCGTGCCCAACTTGCGGCCGCCGGCATCGATTACGAGTTGCTGCGGCTTTCGGTCGGCACCGAGCCCGTGAGTGAAATCATCGCGGCCCTTGAGTCGGCTCTGAGCGCTCCGACCCCCGCCTAA
- a CDS encoding DUF167 domain-containing protein, with the protein MTDSGATCVLPIKAVPNATRSEVVGWLGDALKVKLKAPPVDGKANAELCRFLAGLFQLPKGSVTLATGASARQKRVAIHGLTLEEIRAIVAPVSRG; encoded by the coding sequence ATGACCGACTCTGGTGCGACCTGCGTCCTGCCCATCAAAGCCGTGCCCAACGCCACCCGCAGCGAAGTGGTGGGGTGGTTGGGGGATGCGCTGAAAGTGAAGCTCAAAGCGCCCCCGGTCGACGGCAAGGCCAACGCCGAACTCTGCCGCTTTTTGGCCGGACTTTTCCAACTGCCCAAGGGGTCGGTCACGTTGGCCACCGGGGCGAGTGCGCGCCAAAAACGGGTGGCTATTCACGGCCTCACGCTCGAGGAAATCCGGGCGATCGTGGCCCCCGTGAGCCGCGGTTAG